TCGCCACAGGCAACTTGTGATGGAGTAATTCCTAACCCATCTGTTCTGCAGTGTTCCTTATTGTTTTACTTGTTCCTGTGTAAGttacgaaaaagaaaaatggtatGGCCCTGCTGCAGTCGTTTTGTGTGTGAAGTTTCACCAAGATACCCATATAGCTTTGTTCAGTCCTGAAAGACACTACTACAGATCAGAATGGTGAAGCGGCGTTCAAGTTCCTTAATCACTGGAAAGAAAACTCGCCCAACCAGACACAGATAATTGTGTACTCCATTGTAATATTGTGTCTGTACTGCTGCAATTATCAAAATTGGAAACCCCTTTTATTTATGTTTCCATGTGTTTGGTTTAATTAGAGCACAAGAATAAAGATTTAAATACGTAAAACCTCGCACCAAATTTCTCTAAAGAAAATAAGCTGGGATTCTTCAAGTCTCGAAGATcttgtttatatttttgggggaatttgttgattttttttttttaataaaagaattataaattaatttaattttagtaaaaTAGTTAATGGAATATGTCTCAGATGAGTGCTGAGTGCAAAAACAGACCCCACCATACATTGTCAAATCTTAGAGAGAGAACGAAGGGTTCTGAAGGACAGCGATCGCACGCTAATGGCGCCAGAAATTCTTCTTCAATTGGCGCTCCTAACCCTAGCGTTAGCAATGTTCTTCGTGATCCACAGGCTCCCAAAAGGAGCCCTAACCAAGCTCAGAACCAAGCACCGAGCTACCCTCCTGTCCAACCGCCACTTCGTCCAAGGGTCCCATCTCCTGGATCGGGCGCGATCCACGCCCCACAGGATCCAATCCTTGAACCACGCCAAGTCAGCTCTGCTCGAAGCCGAGAAGGCCGTCTCGCTCTCCCCGAAAGACCCCGCGCCTCACGTCCTCAAAGCCATGGCTCTGGACCTCCTCGGCCACAAGACCTCCGCGCTGAGATCGCTGGACCTGGCCTTGTCCACCCCGCGCGTGAGGTCAATCGTCGGGAAGGAGCGCGGGGACGCGCTGGTGAAGAGGGCAGAGTTGAAGCTGGGGATGAATCGGAAGCGACGAGTCGACTCGGCGGTGGAGGATCTGGTGGAGGCGGTGAGGCTGAGCGAGAATAGCAACACGAGAGCGTATTGTTTGCTGGGAGAGTGTTACGAGTGGAAAGGAAGGAAAGAGGAGGCCAGGGAGGCATTCGAAAACGCCTTAAGGGTCCAGCCAGATTCGGTCGCGGCTCGCCATGGCTTGGATCGGTTGAGTTTGTAGTCTTTACTGTCTTCAAATTGCAAGATTTTCTGATTTTGCTTGACGATGTTAATAGGAGTTAATGAAGACGCAATTACTAGGTTTTCtgaactttctttttcaaattttctttcttcttttgtgTATCAAATCTAGCAAAGCCTTCCCTTGTGGGGTTAGCCATCCCATTGATGTAGATAGAAATGAATGTAAATAAGATGAGTTTTAGTTACGGTTTGGATAATTAGATTATAGAGAATAgataataatttt
This genomic window from Carya illinoinensis cultivar Pawnee chromosome 7, C.illinoinensisPawnee_v1, whole genome shotgun sequence contains:
- the LOC122316502 gene encoding uncharacterized protein LOC122316502; this translates as MAPEILLQLALLTLALAMFFVIHRLPKGALTKLRTKHRATLLSNRHFVQGSHLLDRARSTPHRIQSLNHAKSALLEAEKAVSLSPKDPAPHVLKAMALDLLGHKTSALRSLDLALSTPRVRSIVGKERGDALVKRAELKLGMNRKRRVDSAVEDLVEAVRLSENSNTRAYCLLGECYEWKGRKEEAREAFENALRVQPDSVAARHGLDRLSL